DNA sequence from the Sphingomonas taxi genome:
GGGGCTCGTCGGCTCCAGCCTCTATCGCTCGGCGCGGGCCGCGGGTGCGCCGGCGCGTGTCGTCGAAAGCTATATCAAGGCGCTCGCCACCCGTCTGTCGATCGGCCGCGACGTCACCGCCGCCGACGGCTTCGACCTGATCGTCGAACAGCAGCGCGCCGCCACCGGCGAGGTGCGGCTGGGCGACCTGCTCTATGCGGGCATCGATCAGGGCCGCCGCAAGGTGCAACTGGTACGCTGGGACGACGACGGCAAACCGTCATGGTTCGACGCGCACGGCCAGAGCGAACGCCGCGGCTTCATGGGCATGCCGGTGGCAGGGCGGATCACCTCGTCGTTCGGCTATCGCATGCATCCGCTGCTCGGCTATCTCAAGATGCACAAGGGGCTCGACATCGGCGCGCCTTACGGAGCGCCGATCCTCGCCGCGCTCGACGGCGTCGTCCAGGGTGCGGGCCGGTCGGGCGGCTACGGCAATTTCGTCAAGCTCGTCCACGGCGGCGGCCTCGCCAGCGGCTATGGCCATATGAGCCGGATCGCGGTGGCGCGGGGCGAGCACGTCCGCCAGGGACAGGTAATCGGCTATGTCGGCTCGACTGGCCTGTCGACCGGGCCGCATCTCCATTGGGAGGTCTGGCGCAACGGCCAGACGATCAACCCGCGCTCGATCTCGTTCGCGAGCGTCCAGGCGCTGTCCGGTGAGAGCCTGCGCCGCTTCAAGGCGCGCGTCGCGGGACTGCTGGCGGTGAAACCGGGGCA
Encoded proteins:
- a CDS encoding M23 family metallopeptidase, giving the protein MFLRTDQGFDLAGGTAARPFGRALAVPRRLGPLERLRGRDWTPDLGAQIGSGDWWRGLATFGTLIGAVWALAPGITPLIGATPTPLAGTALEESRALAIAPLAWGGDTGHRMAANDLVAPLAEAPERPIVELNATLGEGDDFDHVLMRAGVGRNDARAAAGLVAQAVTLGDIAPGTRIALTLGRRPAKTVARPLDKLALRARFDLALSLDRGAGGLAMTRKPIAVDSTPLRIQGLVGSSLYRSARAAGAPARVVESYIKALATRLSIGRDVTAADGFDLIVEQQRAATGEVRLGDLLYAGIDQGRRKVQLVRWDDDGKPSWFDAHGQSERRGFMGMPVAGRITSSFGYRMHPLLGYLKMHKGLDIGAPYGAPILAALDGVVQGAGRSGGYGNFVKLVHGGGLASGYGHMSRIAVARGEHVRQGQVIGYVGSTGLSTGPHLHWEVWRNGQTINPRSISFASVQALSGESLRRFKARVAGLLAVKPGHTS